The proteins below are encoded in one region of Reichenbachiella sp. 5M10:
- a CDS encoding ABC-F family ATP-binding cassette domain-containing protein, whose translation MPPIAVSVEKLTKSFNDKQLFDDITFGIEQGQKVALVGVNGCGKSTLLNIISGKEQQDTGGVSFQRDIKVSYLDQAPDLDGFETVLDSIFDANHPESKLLSEYWKLVDKEEPTDKDQSRIEYLITEIDAKNAWDYEYRLKEILGKLGINDLEQSIKSMSGGQQKRIALAKALLDEPDFLILDEPTNHLDLDIIEWLEEYLASQNLSILMVTHDRYFLDRVCTEIIEIDRGQLFRYKGNYAYYLEKKSEQEEIQQAEKDKARNLLSRELEWMRRQPKARGTKAKYRVDAFYETKDKANVDLSRQQMEIKLSGRRQGKKILELNKISKSWGDSTVFSNFSHVFARGEKIGVVGHNGTGKSTFLNVLTGSIEADSGTLDQGLNTVFGYYRQQSIEEDPGKRVIDVVSDVADAIHLDDGSVITASQLLNQFLFPPKTQYSHVAKLSGGEKRRLQLLKVLITNPNFLILDEPTNDLDIVTLNVLEDYLDNFPGCLLVVSHDRYFMDKLVDHLFVFDQTDEIRDFPGNYTDYRYTLEEEKSDRSKAKEDAKSTAKENTNKQKTVEKKKLSYKEMQEFESIEKDVEKLNARKSELEELMNSGESDHVILTEWSNELQQINDSIDEKELRWLELSESAD comes from the coding sequence ATGCCTCCAATAGCTGTTTCTGTAGAAAAACTCACCAAAAGCTTCAATGACAAGCAATTGTTTGATGACATCACCTTTGGTATCGAGCAAGGGCAAAAGGTCGCTTTGGTAGGTGTGAATGGGTGTGGTAAATCTACCTTGCTCAATATCATTTCAGGAAAGGAACAGCAGGATACAGGCGGAGTGTCGTTTCAACGTGATATCAAAGTGTCCTACTTGGATCAAGCACCTGATTTGGATGGTTTTGAGACCGTATTGGATTCTATTTTTGATGCCAATCATCCTGAGTCCAAGTTGCTCAGTGAATATTGGAAACTGGTAGATAAGGAAGAACCTACGGACAAGGACCAGTCAAGAATCGAATACCTCATCACAGAAATAGATGCGAAGAATGCTTGGGACTATGAATATCGCTTGAAGGAGATTTTGGGTAAGCTTGGGATCAACGACCTAGAGCAGTCCATCAAGAGTATGTCTGGGGGACAGCAAAAGCGAATCGCTCTAGCCAAGGCACTGCTTGACGAACCAGATTTTCTTATTCTGGATGAACCTACCAACCACTTGGATTTAGATATCATCGAATGGCTCGAAGAGTACCTTGCTTCACAGAATCTATCCATATTGATGGTGACGCATGACCGGTATTTTTTGGATCGAGTGTGTACGGAGATTATAGAGATAGATCGAGGACAGCTCTTTCGATACAAAGGGAACTATGCCTATTATCTAGAAAAGAAGTCGGAGCAAGAAGAAATCCAGCAGGCAGAAAAGGATAAAGCGAGAAACCTGCTAAGCCGTGAGCTGGAGTGGATGCGTCGACAGCCTAAAGCCCGAGGAACCAAGGCGAAATATCGTGTGGATGCTTTTTATGAGACGAAAGACAAGGCCAATGTAGATCTGAGTCGACAGCAGATGGAGATCAAATTGTCTGGTAGGCGCCAAGGTAAAAAAATCTTAGAGCTGAACAAAATCAGCAAGTCATGGGGAGACTCTACGGTGTTTTCCAACTTCTCTCATGTGTTTGCACGTGGAGAAAAAATAGGAGTCGTCGGACACAATGGAACTGGTAAGTCGACTTTTTTGAATGTGCTGACGGGAAGCATCGAAGCAGATTCGGGGACATTGGATCAAGGGTTAAATACCGTCTTTGGCTACTACCGCCAGCAGTCGATCGAGGAAGATCCCGGCAAGCGTGTCATCGATGTAGTGTCTGATGTCGCTGATGCTATTCATCTCGATGATGGCAGTGTCATCACTGCCTCGCAGTTGCTCAATCAGTTTTTGTTTCCTCCCAAGACCCAGTACTCCCATGTTGCTAAATTGAGTGGAGGGGAGAAAAGACGGTTGCAATTGCTCAAAGTATTGATCACTAATCCGAATTTTTTGATTCTCGATGAACCGACCAATGATTTGGATATTGTGACGCTAAATGTGTTGGAGGACTATTTGGACAATTTTCCAGGGTGTCTGCTCGTAGTGTCTCACGATCGGTACTTCATGGACAAGTTGGTGGATCACTTATTTGTGTTTGATCAGACAGATGAAATCCGTGACTTTCCTGGTAACTATACGGACTATAGGTATACACTAGAAGAAGAGAAGTCGGATAGATCCAAGGCCAAAGAGGATGCCAAATCCACTGCCAAGGAGAATACGAACAAGCAGAAGACGGTGGAAAAGAAGAAGCTGTCTTATAAGGAGATGCAGGAGTTTGAATCGATCGAAAAGGACGTCGAAAAACTGAATGCCCGAAAGTCTGAGCTTGAAGAATTGATGAACTCAGGAGAGTCGGATCACGTCATACTGACTGAGTGGTCCAATGAGCTCCAGCAGATCAATGACAGTATCGATGAGAAGGAGCTGCGGTGGTTGGAATTGT
- a CDS encoding uridine kinase codes for MKHSNNNPYVIGICGGSASGKTKFLCDLKNSFSSDQMSVLSLDNYYRPYKDQFIDANGVENFDIPSSIDLLEFASDLAKLRNGETISKEEYTFNNPNVVPKQIITKPAPIILIEGLFVFHQKEIAEQLDLRIFVEAKAHLMIKRRIKRDAIERNYDMNDVLYRFEYHVMPAYEKFILPHRDTADIVIPNNGTTFEKGLQVVKAYLQQI; via the coding sequence TTGAAGCATTCAAACAACAACCCATATGTAATAGGCATCTGTGGCGGCAGTGCCTCTGGCAAAACCAAATTCCTTTGCGACCTCAAAAACTCGTTTTCTTCGGATCAGATGAGTGTTCTCTCCTTGGACAATTACTATCGACCCTACAAGGACCAGTTTATTGACGCAAACGGCGTAGAGAATTTCGATATCCCAAGTTCTATCGACCTGCTAGAGTTCGCAAGTGACCTAGCCAAACTCCGAAATGGAGAAACCATCTCCAAAGAAGAATACACCTTCAACAACCCTAATGTCGTCCCCAAACAAATCATCACCAAACCAGCTCCTATCATCCTCATCGAAGGCCTTTTTGTGTTTCATCAAAAAGAAATCGCAGAACAACTGGACCTTAGAATTTTTGTAGAAGCCAAAGCACACTTGATGATCAAAAGACGCATCAAACGAGATGCCATAGAACGCAACTACGACATGAACGATGTCCTGTATCGATTTGAATACCACGTCATGCCTGCGTACGAAAAATTCATCCTCCCCCACCGGGACACTGCAGACATCGTCATACCCAACAACGGCACGACCTTCGAAAAAGGCCTTCAAGTAGTCAAAGCCTACCTACAACAGATTTAG
- a CDS encoding dihydroorotase, with product MAKYTLIKNAKLVNEGTMLAHDVLIKDQMIDKIGYDLSHDTATVIDAKGQFLLPGVIDDQVHFREPGLTHKAEIYTESRAAVAGGITSFMEMPNTVPNTLTQELLQDKYDIAAQKSLANYSFFMGASNDNLEEVLKTSRRNVCGIKVFMGSSTGNMLVDDEQTLNDLFSRAEMLVAAHCEDESTIRKNMEIYQERYGEGIPFTAHPLIRSEEACYISSSKAVALARKNGTKFHVLHISTGKETELFDNDVPLKDKLVTAEACIHHMWFSDEDYLTKGGNIKWNPAVKTAYDRDVVFQAMLDDKIDVIATDHAPHTMEEKNNGYLNCPSGGPLVQHALPAMLEHHLNGKISIERIVEKMSHNPAILFEVEKRGYIREGYFADLVLVDTEDQWVVNKDNVLSKCGWSPFEGQRFRSKVTHTFVSGHLAYQYGSFDESQQGERLLFDRK from the coding sequence ATGGCAAAATATACCTTGATAAAAAATGCAAAGTTGGTCAATGAAGGCACTATGTTGGCACATGATGTATTGATCAAAGATCAAATGATTGATAAAATTGGTTATGATTTGAGTCACGATACAGCGACGGTTATCGATGCGAAAGGGCAGTTTCTCTTGCCGGGGGTGATCGATGATCAGGTGCATTTTAGGGAGCCAGGACTGACACACAAAGCGGAGATATATACAGAGAGTAGGGCTGCCGTAGCGGGAGGAATCACGTCGTTTATGGAGATGCCCAATACTGTACCTAATACGTTGACGCAGGAATTGCTACAGGATAAGTATGATATCGCTGCGCAAAAGTCATTAGCGAATTATTCTTTTTTTATGGGAGCATCCAATGATAATTTGGAAGAAGTTCTCAAGACGAGTCGGAGGAATGTCTGTGGTATAAAGGTCTTTATGGGGTCATCGACGGGCAATATGCTAGTGGATGATGAGCAGACTCTCAATGACCTGTTTTCGAGAGCAGAGATGCTCGTCGCGGCGCATTGTGAAGATGAAAGCACAATTCGTAAAAATATGGAAATCTATCAAGAGCGTTACGGGGAGGGTATTCCATTTACGGCGCATCCGTTGATTCGTAGTGAGGAGGCATGCTACATCTCGTCCTCGAAGGCAGTGGCGTTAGCGAGAAAAAATGGGACCAAGTTTCATGTTTTGCATATTTCGACGGGCAAGGAGACGGAGTTATTTGACAATGATGTGCCTCTCAAGGATAAGCTAGTGACTGCTGAGGCGTGTATCCATCACATGTGGTTTAGCGATGAGGATTACCTTACCAAAGGCGGGAATATCAAATGGAACCCTGCAGTGAAAACGGCATATGATCGGGATGTAGTGTTTCAGGCCATGCTGGACGATAAGATCGATGTGATAGCGACAGATCATGCTCCCCATACAATGGAAGAAAAGAATAATGGATATCTCAATTGCCCATCTGGTGGTCCACTAGTGCAACATGCCTTGCCGGCGATGTTAGAGCACCACCTCAACGGGAAGATTTCTATCGAACGCATCGTGGAAAAAATGTCGCATAATCCAGCGATTCTTTTTGAAGTTGAAAAAAGAGGTTATATAAGAGAAGGCTATTTTGCTGACCTAGTTTTAGTGGATACAGAGGATCAATGGGTTGTCAATAAAGATAATGTGCTTTCCAAATGTGGATGGAGCCCATTTGAGGGGCAGCGTTTCCGTTCCAAGGTTACACATACTTTTGTGTCAGGCCACTTGGCTTATCAGTACGGGAGCTTCGATGAATCGCAGCAAGGAGAGCGACTTTTATTTGACAGAAAATAA
- a CDS encoding DEAD/DEAH box helicase, whose protein sequence is MADIVESFSELKLNKQIQNAISEAGYEKPTPIQQSAIPLITAGHDIMGIAQTGTGKTAAFVLPLLMKLKYAQGTDPRALILAPTRELAIQIHENVKKYATYLDIRHTSIYGGSGTKVQIESFANGIDLLIATPGRFMELYRRRVFGTKLIKTLIIDEADKMMDMGFMPQIRQILEIIPVKRQNLLFSATMSDFVIKLSEEFLEFPEKVEVTPQASTVDTIDQTLYEVPNFKTKINMLDHLLSNEDFSRVIIFVKTKTNADNIFKFIDRKITKSVKVIHGNKAQNTRLNSIDSFKNGDTRILVATDVAARGLDVSLVSHVINFDVPLIYEDYVHRIGRTGRANNKGIAITFSNKAELYHIEKIEKLIGRKIEAQKTPADVKIEKTPFEEQQTMLRELDYLRKKDDPEYKGAFHEKKHKKPPHKKKRSR, encoded by the coding sequence ATGGCGGATATCGTAGAAAGTTTTTCAGAATTGAAATTGAACAAGCAGATTCAGAATGCGATCAGCGAAGCGGGATATGAAAAACCAACCCCTATTCAACAAAGTGCCATTCCGCTCATCACAGCAGGTCATGACATCATGGGGATTGCACAAACAGGAACAGGCAAAACTGCTGCCTTTGTACTCCCGCTACTCATGAAGCTCAAATATGCACAGGGCACTGACCCTCGAGCCTTGATCCTCGCTCCTACTCGAGAATTAGCCATTCAAATCCATGAAAATGTCAAAAAGTACGCAACCTATTTAGACATCAGACATACGTCCATTTATGGTGGGTCGGGAACCAAAGTACAAATAGAATCTTTTGCTAACGGCATTGACCTATTGATTGCCACTCCGGGACGCTTCATGGAGCTCTACCGAAGGAGAGTATTTGGTACCAAACTCATCAAAACCCTCATCATCGATGAAGCTGACAAAATGATGGATATGGGGTTCATGCCTCAAATCCGCCAAATCCTAGAGATCATCCCGGTCAAAAGACAAAATCTTCTATTTTCGGCAACCATGTCTGATTTTGTCATCAAGCTTTCAGAAGAATTCCTAGAGTTCCCAGAAAAGGTGGAAGTCACACCACAAGCGTCTACCGTGGACACTATCGACCAAACTTTATACGAAGTACCCAACTTTAAAACCAAAATCAACATGCTTGACCACCTACTTTCCAATGAGGACTTTAGTAGAGTGATTATTTTTGTCAAGACCAAAACCAACGCTGACAATATTTTCAAATTCATTGACCGCAAGATTACCAAGTCTGTCAAAGTCATCCACGGCAACAAGGCACAAAACACGCGACTTAATTCGATTGACTCTTTCAAAAATGGAGACACCCGAATCCTCGTAGCTACAGACGTGGCAGCTCGAGGACTTGATGTCTCCTTAGTCTCGCACGTCATCAACTTCGATGTACCTCTCATCTACGAAGATTATGTTCATCGAATCGGCCGAACAGGACGGGCAAACAACAAAGGCATAGCGATCACTTTTAGCAACAAAGCCGAGTTATACCACATAGAGAAAATTGAAAAATTAATCGGCAGAAAAATAGAAGCTCAAAAAACTCCCGCAGATGTCAAGATAGAAAAGACCCCTTTCGAAGAACAACAAACCATGCTGCGCGAACTAGACTACCTACGCAAGAAGGACGACCCAGAGTACAAAGGTGCATTTCATGAGAAAAAACATAAAAAACCACCCCACAAGAAGAAGCGCTCTCGGTAG